The Sediminispirochaeta bajacaliforniensis DSM 16054 genome has a segment encoding these proteins:
- a CDS encoding MFS transporter translates to MNNSISTLKLRLSAMMFLHYFAAGASFPLMSLYLNQDLGFGGAGAGLILSFASLAAFISPLLGAFVTDRVMSAERLFALVEFLAAVAIFLLYLQRSFLPVLLCYFFYMSLFVPATAISNTIVFHHSPDRGNSFGGIRLWGTIGWVCSGWLFSFFWLRLGKWSVSDALVATAVIELLLGGYALTLPSSRSSAPRRKELFPRAAFKVFTNPGVVLVGITAFLMQITQRCYYFGTPPYLRSLGFSDAVMLPAMSLGQVMESVSMLFLVVLFRFFSYRTVMMLGVTMEICRFLAFYLGTSPASALLGIAFHGPSFAFFFTVSFIYINTFADKESRAGVQQLFLLIIEGFGTLAGSLLSGFVYDRATGVDGIVDYHHFWGVPLVLAFSVLSLTVLLRLIPGLKSRTH, encoded by the coding sequence GTGAACAATAGTATATCCACCCTTAAGCTCCGGCTTTCGGCGATGATGTTTTTGCATTATTTTGCCGCCGGAGCTTCATTTCCTCTTATGAGTCTTTATCTCAATCAGGATCTTGGTTTCGGAGGAGCCGGAGCGGGGCTGATTCTCTCTTTTGCCTCCTTGGCTGCTTTTATTTCGCCTCTTTTAGGTGCTTTTGTAACCGATCGAGTCATGTCTGCCGAACGTCTTTTTGCCTTGGTTGAATTCTTGGCCGCCGTTGCAATCTTCCTTTTATATCTTCAGCGGTCCTTTCTCCCTGTCTTGCTTTGCTATTTTTTCTATATGAGCCTTTTTGTTCCCGCAACCGCTATCTCCAATACCATTGTATTTCACCATTCACCGGATAGGGGAAATTCCTTTGGAGGAATCAGGCTATGGGGAACGATCGGGTGGGTCTGCTCCGGATGGCTCTTTAGCTTTTTCTGGCTTCGCCTCGGCAAGTGGTCTGTTTCCGATGCGCTGGTAGCCACCGCCGTGATCGAACTGCTGTTGGGAGGGTATGCGTTGACCCTTCCTTCTTCCCGTTCCTCTGCACCGAGGAGAAAAGAGTTGTTTCCCCGTGCGGCTTTCAAGGTTTTTACGAATCCCGGAGTCGTCCTTGTCGGGATAACTGCTTTCCTGATGCAAATAACCCAGCGTTGTTACTATTTCGGTACACCACCCTATCTCCGTTCCCTTGGCTTCAGCGATGCCGTTATGCTGCCCGCCATGAGCCTCGGACAGGTTATGGAGTCGGTTAGCATGCTCTTCCTTGTGGTCCTTTTTCGTTTTTTTTCCTATCGAACGGTTATGATGCTTGGGGTGACGATGGAGATTTGCCGTTTCCTCGCATTTTATCTTGGCACAAGTCCCGCTAGTGCACTCCTTGGCATCGCATTCCACGGCCCTTCGTTTGCCTTCTTTTTCACCGTCTCCTTTATTTATATAAATACCTTTGCAGATAAAGAGTCGAGAGCGGGGGTACAGCAGCTTTTTCTCTTGATTATAGAGGGCTTTGGCACTTTGGCAGGTAGCCTGCTTTCCGGCTTTGTCTATGATCGCGCTACCGGAGTGGATGGCATCGTCGATTACCACCACTTTTGGGGAGTGCCGCTTGTGTTGGCTTTTTCCGTTCTTAGCCTGACTGTACTTTTGAGGCTCATTCCGGGATTGAAATCCCGTACTCATTGA
- a CDS encoding sigma-54-dependent transcriptional regulator, giving the protein MYSILLVDDEKNLRTSIAHFFSLEGIETEEASNGLAAQQLLMKHHFDAVITDLKMPGMNGLELLEWIGESGPDIPVFMISAFGEVEDAVQAMKKGAVDYVVKPFDPEELILRLRRELERRKLQSLTKLSIDSDDYTGESPAMRQLFSLAKKVAPTASNVLITGESGTGKEVMARFLHNHSDRSKNNFQAVNLGGIPESLMESELFGYEKGAFTGADRRKIGYFEASNGGSVFLDEVGEAPLALQVKLLRVLQEKAVTRVGGTGTIPLDIRIIAATNKDLDTMVKERSFREDLYYRLNVIHLRLPALRERREDIPFLAETFRSKFASSMGKTITGFSDDAMKALQRYSFPGNIRELENMVERAMILAEPPMLELKDFPLHQEEESQAPKGSLRELEREAILEALLRNNGHREKSAAELGITRRTLLNKINEYGISIPE; this is encoded by the coding sequence ATGTATAGCATACTTCTTGTTGATGACGAAAAAAACCTGAGGACATCAATAGCGCACTTTTTTTCCCTTGAAGGCATAGAAACCGAAGAGGCCAGCAACGGTCTTGCCGCTCAGCAGCTTCTCATGAAACACCACTTTGACGCGGTCATCACCGATCTGAAAATGCCAGGGATGAACGGACTCGAACTCCTTGAGTGGATTGGCGAAAGCGGCCCCGATATTCCTGTTTTTATGATCTCCGCCTTTGGAGAGGTGGAAGATGCCGTCCAGGCGATGAAAAAGGGGGCCGTCGACTATGTAGTAAAGCCCTTCGATCCCGAAGAACTTATCCTGCGGTTGAGAAGAGAGTTGGAACGACGGAAGCTTCAAAGCCTTACCAAGCTGTCCATCGACAGCGATGATTACACAGGGGAGAGTCCTGCCATGCGACAGCTTTTTTCTCTGGCAAAAAAGGTGGCGCCCACGGCTTCAAATGTTCTCATTACCGGTGAAAGCGGCACGGGAAAAGAGGTAATGGCCCGTTTTCTCCATAATCATTCCGATCGCAGCAAGAACAATTTTCAGGCGGTCAATCTTGGAGGAATACCCGAAAGCCTCATGGAAAGTGAGTTGTTCGGCTACGAAAAAGGGGCCTTCACCGGAGCGGATCGGAGAAAGATCGGTTATTTTGAAGCTTCAAATGGGGGGAGCGTCTTTCTCGATGAGGTAGGTGAAGCGCCTCTTGCCCTTCAGGTAAAGCTATTGAGGGTACTTCAGGAAAAAGCCGTTACGCGGGTGGGCGGAACCGGTACAATCCCTCTTGATATCAGAATCATCGCCGCCACAAACAAGGATCTTGATACAATGGTAAAGGAACGAAGCTTCAGGGAGGATCTCTACTATCGGCTGAATGTCATCCATCTCCGGCTTCCCGCCCTGAGAGAACGACGTGAGGATATTCCATTTCTGGCCGAGACCTTTCGCAGCAAATTTGCTTCATCCATGGGAAAAACAATCACGGGTTTCTCCGATGATGCAATGAAAGCGTTGCAACGCTATTCTTTTCCCGGGAATATTCGAGAGCTGGAAAATATGGTCGAACGAGCGATGATCCTTGCAGAGCCGCCGATGCTTGAACTTAAAGACTTCCCCCTTCATCAGGAAGAAGAGTCCCAAGCTCCCAAAGGCAGTCTTCGAGAACTGGAGCGGGAGGCAATTCTGGAAGCCCTCCTGAGAAATAACGGACACAGGGAAAAAAGTGCCGCAGAACTGGGCATCACCCGCAGAACGCTTCTGAACAAAATCAATGAGTACGGGATTTCAATCCCGGAATGA
- a CDS encoding sensor histidine kinase, giving the protein MKQQRFIIPILTTAVALILALGSFGFLIRQSIRHDRLLVESEVGKVASFLTEQMLTSSVSDTPPLPDHVRGFALYGSNGRAVTGRGIYPSELDTTRFIPPLHGRTSGIPQERWIREKQGSLLLLRALGGAGMNGAGNRQGRGARAGMQSQGRLFLYLDYDTGVFLFQSRARVFLLLFGALLFIGASASSWIFYRRVRSYERELEEKKILTELGSAARTLTHELKNPLAVISMQEKILRRQFGKDKDLTASLDIIGEETERISDMIDRVRLLLKQPKGRPEPIEPVPLLEERSQRLPFPVTIHDNTQDRSPRIFCDKTLFVSAVENILRNGREAQGSDTPPLSVDVSLLRNSVVISFADAGKGIPYDDKDKVFHPFFTTKQNGFGVGLSLVKSFAENAGGSIECRNRETGGTIFRLTLPLYQKG; this is encoded by the coding sequence ATGAAACAGCAACGATTTATCATACCGATACTAACCACCGCTGTCGCCCTGATCCTGGCACTTGGAAGCTTTGGTTTTCTCATCAGACAAAGCATACGCCACGACAGGCTTTTGGTAGAATCAGAGGTCGGAAAAGTCGCTTCCTTTCTGACGGAACAGATGCTCACATCCTCGGTATCCGACACACCGCCGCTTCCGGATCATGTGAGAGGCTTTGCCCTATACGGGAGCAACGGCCGTGCAGTGACCGGCCGGGGAATATATCCATCCGAATTGGATACAACACGTTTCATCCCTCCCCTCCACGGAAGGACGAGTGGAATACCGCAGGAACGGTGGATACGGGAAAAACAGGGATCCCTTCTGCTTCTCCGGGCCCTGGGGGGAGCCGGTATGAACGGAGCAGGCAATCGCCAGGGGCGGGGAGCAAGAGCCGGCATGCAATCGCAGGGGCGTCTGTTCCTTTATTTGGATTACGACACCGGAGTCTTTCTCTTCCAATCCAGGGCGCGTGTGTTTTTGCTTCTCTTCGGGGCCCTGCTTTTTATCGGTGCATCTGCAAGCAGCTGGATTTTCTATCGGAGAGTACGTTCCTATGAACGGGAACTCGAAGAGAAAAAGATCCTCACCGAACTAGGGTCTGCGGCAAGGACCTTGACTCACGAACTGAAAAACCCCCTTGCGGTCATCAGCATGCAGGAAAAAATCCTTCGCCGTCAGTTCGGCAAGGATAAGGACCTCACCGCCTCTCTCGATATCATCGGAGAGGAAACCGAACGAATTTCCGATATGATCGATCGAGTGCGTCTGCTTCTTAAGCAACCGAAAGGCAGGCCGGAACCGATAGAACCCGTTCCTCTTCTTGAGGAGCGTTCACAAAGGCTACCCTTTCCCGTTACAATCCATGACAATACACAAGATAGGTCACCCAGGATATTCTGCGACAAAACGCTTTTTGTCTCCGCCGTAGAAAACATCCTCAGAAACGGCAGGGAGGCTCAGGGCAGTGACACGCCCCCTCTCAGCGTCGATGTATCGCTTCTTCGCAACAGTGTCGTGATCTCCTTTGCAGACGCTGGAAAAGGGATTCCCTACGACGATAAAGATAAGGTTTTCCATCCCTTTTTCACCACCAAGCAAAACGGCTTCGGGGTGGGATTATCGTTGGTAAAGAGCTTCGCGGAGAACGCAGGGGGATCGATAGAATGCAGGAATCGAGAGACGGGGGGTACCATCTTTCGTCTCACACTTCCCCTGTACCAGAAAGGATAA
- a CDS encoding DUF2202 domain-containing protein — MKQRSSNLAGILLCIAITLFPPLLHAQRGGPSQAGPLLPQLLGTIETAPLSQSEREGILLMREEEKLAHDLYVALYEVWNIPIFANIAQSEASHMEWVELLITRYALEEPGSEAPGEFGNTQLKQLYEELLEAGKLSLASAFEVGATVEDLDIFDLERLLQESDNKDIRIVYQNLNKGSRNHLRSFNAQLHQIGKRYIPKHIDQQLFRAIIESENERGVVSEPNFMFPR; from the coding sequence ATGAAGCAACGATCATCAAACCTTGCAGGGATCTTACTTTGCATCGCTATCACACTATTTCCACCACTCCTCCACGCACAACGAGGGGGACCTTCTCAAGCGGGCCCCCTACTTCCGCAGCTTCTCGGAACGATTGAAACAGCCCCTTTAAGCCAGTCGGAAAGAGAGGGAATCTTACTGATGCGCGAAGAGGAGAAGCTGGCTCATGATCTCTACGTAGCCTTGTATGAAGTATGGAATATCCCCATTTTTGCAAATATCGCTCAAAGCGAGGCAAGTCATATGGAATGGGTGGAGCTACTTATCACACGCTACGCTCTTGAGGAACCCGGCTCAGAGGCTCCGGGAGAATTCGGCAACACACAGCTCAAGCAGCTCTATGAGGAATTGCTCGAGGCAGGAAAGCTATCCCTTGCCTCTGCATTTGAGGTCGGTGCCACCGTCGAAGATCTTGATATCTTCGATCTTGAACGACTGCTTCAGGAGAGTGATAACAAAGACATCAGGATAGTCTATCAGAATCTCAATAAGGGAAGCCGTAACCACCTGAGAAGCTTCAACGCCCAACTTCATCAAATAGGCAAACGGTATATTCCGAAACACATCGACCAGCAGCTTTTCCGTGCTATTATAGAAAGCGAAAACGAACGAGGAGTAGTGAGCGAACCCAACTTTATGTTCCCACGATGA
- a CDS encoding 4Fe-4S binding protein, whose protein sequence is MKQVKKRKKSVRVLIQIFFFIVIALITVNHALEEKGIATIPLFASASTHAVCPFGGVVTLGQLFTSGTFVSKIHESSIVLMIAAFLIAILFGPAFCGWVCPFGTVQEFVGKMGKKIFGNRYNRILSSKIDRPFRFLRYVVLLWVLYSTTVTGKLIFADYDPYYALFNFWSGEVAMSGIIILLIVLLLSFLVERPFCKYACPYGALLGLFNLVRIFGIRRRNSSCINCKACDKACPMNITVSTAESVRNHQCISCLKCTSEASCPVPRTVEFAGGGKEA, encoded by the coding sequence ATGAAGCAGGTCAAAAAGAGAAAAAAAAGTGTGCGGGTACTCATCCAAATCTTTTTCTTTATTGTGATCGCCCTTATTACTGTTAATCATGCTCTTGAAGAGAAGGGGATAGCCACCATCCCCCTGTTTGCCTCGGCATCCACCCATGCGGTCTGTCCATTCGGCGGGGTAGTCACCCTGGGACAGCTTTTCACAAGTGGGACCTTTGTCTCCAAGATTCATGAATCGTCGATTGTACTGATGATCGCCGCTTTTCTTATCGCCATTCTTTTCGGACCTGCCTTTTGCGGCTGGGTCTGTCCATTCGGAACCGTTCAGGAGTTCGTGGGGAAGATGGGAAAGAAGATTTTTGGGAATAGGTACAACAGGATCCTGTCTTCGAAAATCGATCGACCCTTTCGTTTTCTTCGCTATGTTGTTCTTCTCTGGGTTCTCTATAGCACAACGGTGACAGGTAAACTGATATTTGCCGATTACGATCCCTACTATGCACTTTTTAATTTCTGGAGCGGAGAAGTCGCCATGAGCGGAATAATCATTCTACTCATTGTTTTGCTCCTGTCGTTTTTGGTTGAACGCCCCTTCTGCAAGTACGCCTGCCCCTATGGAGCGCTTTTGGGCCTCTTCAACCTTGTAAGGATTTTCGGAATACGGCGGCGTAATTCAAGTTGTATAAACTGTAAGGCCTGCGACAAGGCCTGTCCCATGAACATCACCGTCTCAACGGCGGAAAGTGTGCGCAATCATCAGTGTATCAGCTGTCTGAAATGCACAAGCGAGGCATCCTGCCCGGTTCCCCGGACGGTAGAATTTGCAGGAGGGGGAAAAGAAGCATGA